Sequence from the Rhodococcus jostii RHA1 genome:
CTGCATTCCTCAACCGCTCGGTCATCAGTTCCCGGCCGAACACATTCAGCGTCTCGGCATCCAGACTGGACAACAAAGCGTCGGACAGGGACGGCTGCAGCGCCAGGTCCGGTGCATTCTGCGCCAGGTCGACGCCACGCCAGTCGGGGATGCCCCGCTCGGGCACGCTGTCGAGCGGCGGAAGAACGACGGTGCCGCCGCGGCGGCGGGTCTGCACGAAACCTTGTTCCTGCAGCCGGCCCCACGCGTTGACGATCGCACCGACACTGAGATCGGTCGATTTCGCGAGTGCGCGGACGGTCGGCAGTCGATCGCCGGGGCTGAGCTCACCCGACCTGATGAGGTCGGCGACGGCATCGGCCAGTTCCGCGGTGCGGCCGTCGATCCGTTCGAGCAACCACTCCGGAGCAATCGTCTCCGACTCCAGCACCGCTGACATCCACACCCCTTCGATTTACAACCACTACCGCCCCCGCGCCCCGCGAGTCCGGGTCACTGCGCGAGAGCGCCGGCCGGTTCGCGGAGGATGATGTCGGGCGTCCCCGGCAGGCGGAGACGCTCGAGGAACTGCACGATCTCGGCGGCGACCGACCGGTGGGACACGTCGTTGAGGATGTCGTGCAGCCCCTCGTGAACGACGACGACCCGGGCGTCGGGCAACGCGGACGTGACGGCCAGGACGTCCGCTGCCGGGCTCAGTACGTCGGCGCCTCCGTGCACGACGAGGACGGGAACCTGCACGTGGGTCAGCGAATCGGCCGTGGCAACCGGCGTTTCCGCACCGAGCGTTCCCCGCTCGAGAGCGTCGGCCGACGACAGGACCCCTCGATGCACGGGACACGCGGAACGGATCTCGAGTTCGCCGTCCCACTCTCCGGTGAAGGCGTCGGCGCCCGCCACGAGAAGACCGGCGGCCACCACACCGGACACGGCCGGATGCGTCGCGGCCAGGTCGAGGGCGGTCAGGGCGCCACTGTCCGACCCGACGACGGTGACAGGAAGACCGGTCTCGGCATCGGCGATCACCCGAGCAGTCGCCGCGGGATCGTTCTCCACCACCGCGACACGGTAACCATCGAAGGCGATCCGGCGGGCGAACCGGCGGTACACGTGAGCATGCTCACCGCGGCCGGCGACGACGATCACCGAGCCACGCGCAGTCGCTTCGGGTTCCAGCCAGTCGATGTCCACTGATTACCTCATTCGGGGGGTTGTTCGCAGGATTGACTGCGTCACCCTGACCCACACGCGCGAGGTCGAACAAGACTAATGCTCGAGCAGAACAAAACGCGTGCCTTCTCGCCGCGCTTCGTGTTTTGTTCCGAACATATTCGTTTTGCTCTGCCATTCACCCGCTCTGCCATTCATCCAGAAGTATCGACGAAGGGACAGGCACACCGATGCCCGAGACCACAGGGTTCGCGACCCGGCAGGTCCGCACCGGCTATCAACCCGGAACGCCGCAGAACACCGCGATCCCCCCGATCTACCAATCGGTTGCCTACGATTTCGGCAGCTTCGAACAGGCACGGGACATCTTCTCCCTCCGCCGGAAGGGAAACCTGTACAGCCGCACCGGCAATCCCACCCAGGCCGTGTTCGAGCAGCGCCTCGCCGATCTCGACGACGGAGTCGCCGCCCTGGCCACGGGATCCGGGCAGTCCGCTGTCGCGGTCGCCCTCCTCACGCTCGCCAAGTCCGGACAGCACATCGTCGCGGCGCGGCAGCTGTACGGGGGAACCGTCGATCTCCTCAGCGACACCTTCGCGGACTTCGGGATCGAGGTCACGCTCGTCGATCAGGACGACCTCGACGCCTGGCGTGCGGCCGCGCGTCCCGAGACCCGGGCCTTCTTCGCCGAGACGATCGGCAACCCCGTCGCCTCCGTGCTCGACGTCCGGGCCGTGGCCGACATCGCGCACCAGGCGGGGGTCCCGCTGATCGTCGACAACACGATCGCCACCCCGTATCTGCTCCGCCCGAAGGACTTCGGAGCCGACATCACCGTGTACTCGGCCACCAAGTTCATCGGTGGGCACGGCAGTTCGCTGGGTGGTGTGATCGTGGACCTCGGGACGTTCGACTTCGGCGCGGAACCGCAGCGGTGGACCCAGTTCACCGAGCCCTACCCGCGCATCGGTGACCTCGTGCTGTGGGAGGAGTTCGGCCGCGAACGGAGCGCCTACCTGGTCTACGCGAAGACGAAGATCGTCCACGATCTCGGTCCCGCACTGTCCCCGTTCAATTCGTTCCAGCTGCTTCAGGGGCTGGAGACGCTGGACCTGCGGCTGGAACGGCAGGTCGGTTCGGCGCTGGCTATCGCACGATTCCTCGACGGTCATCCCGCGGTCGCGAAGGTCAACTACCCCGGACTGCCGGACAACCGGTGGCACGCTGCAGCCCAGCGGTACCTGCCGCGCGGCGCCGGCTCGGTCTTCTCGTTCGATCTCGCCGTCGACGACTCGAAGGTGGCGAAGTTCATCGACTCGCTGCAACTGTTCGCCATCGTCGCCAACATCGGCGACGCCCGTTCGCTGGTAGTACACCCCGCCACCACCACGCACAGCCATCTCGGCGACACGCAACTCCGTGACGCCGGATTCGGGGACCGCACCGTCCGATTGTCGATCGGACTGGAAAACCTGGAAGACCTCGTCGACGATCTGCGTGCTTCGCTCGACGCCATCACGGAGGAATGACATGCACTTCGGCTACTGGACGCCCATCTACGGTGGCTTCCTGCGCAACCTCGGCGACGAAGGGATGCCCGCCACCTGGGACTACGTCAAGAAGCTCTCACAGCTCGCCGATCGTCTCGGGTACCACACCACCCTCGTGCCGGAGCTCTATCTCAACGACCGCAAGGGCGTCGACGCGCCCAGCCTCGAGGCGTGGTCGCTGTCGTCGGCGATCCTCGCAGTCACCGAACAACTCCGGGTGATGACGGCGGTGCGACCCGGATTCCACCTGCCGGCGGTCACCGCGAAGGAATCGGCGACGATCACCGACATCGCCGGAACAACCGAGGCCGGTGCGGCACGGTTCGCGCTCAACGTCGTCGCCGCGTGGTGGGAGGAGGAAGCCCGGCAGTACGGCGGCGCCTTCACCCGGCACGACGACCGGTACCGGCAGGCCACCGAATTCGTCGACGTTCTCCGTGGGCTCTGGGAACACACCCCGTTCACCTACGAGGGTGAGCACTTCAGCGTGCGCGACTCGATCCTGTCGCCGAAGCCCGGCGTCCATCCCCCGGTCTTCGCGGGCGGGGAGAGCGAGAGCGGCCGCGATTCGATCGCGACCTTCGCCGACTCGTACGTGCTGCACGGCGGCACCGTCGAGGAGGTGCGCACGAAGATCGCGGACATGAACGCACGGTCCCAGCGAATCCACCAGCGGGACATGGCCGAATTCGGCATGTCCACGTACATCATCGTGCGCGACACCGAAGCCGAGGCCCGCGCCGAACTCGCACGCATCACCACCGTCGATCCGCACTCGCCCGGGTACGCGTCGTTCGAGGAGTTCGTGAAGAACTCCGAACTCGACGTCGAGCTGTCCAAGCGCGAGTACTCCGTCGGCACCCGTGGACTGCGACCCGACCTCGTCGGCACACCGGAACAGGTCGCCGAGAAGATCCGCGCCTACCAGGACGCCGGTCTCACCCTGCTGCTCATCCAGTGCTCTCCCGCGCACGAGGAACTCGAGCGCATCGCCGAGCAGGTCTTCCCGCTCGTCCCCGCCCGTGAGTACTTGTCAACCACGGGCGGTTAACAAGTACTCACGGGCGGGACGCCCTTGACCGGACCACTCGCCGCGAGTAAGGATGAATATGTTCTGTGCGCGGCGATTTCATTCCCGGAGAGAGGAATTCACACCCCCAGGACCAATGGCGGCGCACCCGTTACATACGGCCGCACGAGGGCCGGGCGCGCAGCGCGAGGGGATTTGTCATGGCAGACATCGAGGTCGACTATTGCGTCGTAGGCGCTGGATTCGCCGGACTGACGGCGGCACTGCGTCTGAAACAGGCCGGACAATCGGTCGCGCTCGTGGAGGCGCGTGACCGGATCGGCGGGCGAACGTTCACCGAGGTCCGCGAAGATGGTTCGTGGATAGATCGGGGCGGTGCGTGGATCGGGCCGGGACAGGACCGGATCTACGCCATGATGGACGAATTCGGCGTCAAGAGTTACAAGCAGTACACCGACGGCGAGGCGATGATGGTCGTCGACGGCAAGCAGTACCGGTACAAGGGCACGATTCCCCTGACGATGAGTCCCTGGGCGGCCGCGAATCTCGGGGCCGTGTTCGTCGAACTCGGCGAGATGTGTAAGACGATCCCGCTCGAGGCGCCGTGGGAGGCGAAGAAGGCAGCGAAGTGGGACTCGATCAGCCTCGCCAAATGGCTCGGCGACAACACGCTGTCCACACCCGCCCACGACCTTCTCGAGACCGCCATCGCCGGCTGCTACACCTCCGCGGCGTCCGAAGTGTCGATGCTGTTCGTCCTGTACCAGATGGCATCCGGCGGCGGTCCGAGTTTCGTCCTCGGTGTGAAGGACGCCGCCGAGGACGCGCGGCCGGTCGGCGGAATGGGCGCCGTCTATCGTCCGATGGCAGTCGAGATCGGCGACGCGCTCCATCTGTCACAACCCGTCCGGGACATCGCACAGGACGGCGACGGCGTGACCGTCCGCTCCGCGGATCTGGCCGTGCGCGCCCGGAGGGCGATCGTCGCGGTACCCCTCGCGATCGCGAGCCAGATCGTCTACGAACCGCTGCTGCCGATGGATCGGTCCTTCCTGCACCAGCGAATGCCGAGCGGTGCGGTCATGAAAATCGCCGTCCTCTACGACGAACCCTTCTGGCGCGCCGCCGGACTGTCGGGGCAGTCGGCGGCACCCGACTCCCCCGCGACGATCACCATCGACGCCAGTACCGACACGGGACGTCCCGGCGTTCTGTGCGTCATCGTCGAGGGACCGATCGCCCGCAAGCTGGGGACGCTGCCGGAAGCGGAACGGAGGAAGGCCGTGCTCGCGGAGTTGACCGCGAGGTTCGGAAATAAGGCAGCCTCCCCCGTCGACTACATCGAGCAGAACTGGAGCGTCGAGCGGTACTCCGGCGGCGGCATGCTCAGTCATGCGCCGACGGGAGTGCTCACCCAATTCGGGCACGCCCTCCGCACCCC
This genomic interval carries:
- a CDS encoding alpha/beta hydrolase; translated protein: MDIDWLEPEATARGSVIVVAGRGEHAHVYRRFARRIAFDGYRVAVVENDPAATARVIADAETGLPVTVVGSDSGALTALDLAATHPAVSGVVAAGLLVAGADAFTGEWDGELEIRSACPVHRGVLSSADALERGTLGAETPVATADSLTHVQVPVLVVHGGADVLSPAADVLAVTSALPDARVVVVHEGLHDILNDVSHRSVAAEIVQFLERLRLPGTPDIILREPAGALAQ
- a CDS encoding LLM class flavin-dependent oxidoreductase, which produces MHFGYWTPIYGGFLRNLGDEGMPATWDYVKKLSQLADRLGYHTTLVPELYLNDRKGVDAPSLEAWSLSSAILAVTEQLRVMTAVRPGFHLPAVTAKESATITDIAGTTEAGAARFALNVVAAWWEEEARQYGGAFTRHDDRYRQATEFVDVLRGLWEHTPFTYEGEHFSVRDSILSPKPGVHPPVFAGGESESGRDSIATFADSYVLHGGTVEEVRTKIADMNARSQRIHQRDMAEFGMSTYIIVRDTEAEARAELARITTVDPHSPGYASFEEFVKNSELDVELSKREYSVGTRGLRPDLVGTPEQVAEKIRAYQDAGLTLLLIQCSPAHEELERIAEQVFPLVPAREYLSTTGG
- a CDS encoding O-acetylhomoserine aminocarboxypropyltransferase/cysteine synthase family protein; the encoded protein is MPETTGFATRQVRTGYQPGTPQNTAIPPIYQSVAYDFGSFEQARDIFSLRRKGNLYSRTGNPTQAVFEQRLADLDDGVAALATGSGQSAVAVALLTLAKSGQHIVAARQLYGGTVDLLSDTFADFGIEVTLVDQDDLDAWRAAARPETRAFFAETIGNPVASVLDVRAVADIAHQAGVPLIVDNTIATPYLLRPKDFGADITVYSATKFIGGHGSSLGGVIVDLGTFDFGAEPQRWTQFTEPYPRIGDLVLWEEFGRERSAYLVYAKTKIVHDLGPALSPFNSFQLLQGLETLDLRLERQVGSALAIARFLDGHPAVAKVNYPGLPDNRWHAAAQRYLPRGAGSVFSFDLAVDDSKVAKFIDSLQLFAIVANIGDARSLVVHPATTTHSHLGDTQLRDAGFGDRTVRLSIGLENLEDLVDDLRASLDAITEE
- a CDS encoding flavin monoamine oxidase family protein, with amino-acid sequence MADIEVDYCVVGAGFAGLTAALRLKQAGQSVALVEARDRIGGRTFTEVREDGSWIDRGGAWIGPGQDRIYAMMDEFGVKSYKQYTDGEAMMVVDGKQYRYKGTIPLTMSPWAAANLGAVFVELGEMCKTIPLEAPWEAKKAAKWDSISLAKWLGDNTLSTPAHDLLETAIAGCYTSAASEVSMLFVLYQMASGGGPSFVLGVKDAAEDARPVGGMGAVYRPMAVEIGDALHLSQPVRDIAQDGDGVTVRSADLAVRARRAIVAVPLAIASQIVYEPLLPMDRSFLHQRMPSGAVMKIAVLYDEPFWRAAGLSGQSAAPDSPATITIDASTDTGRPGVLCVIVEGPIARKLGTLPEAERRKAVLAELTARFGNKAASPVDYIEQNWSVERYSGGGMLSHAPTGVLTQFGHALRTPCGRIHWAGTESSSVMCGWVDGAIRSGERAAREVTEHDGVLSPTRSQ